The following are from one region of the Stanieria cyanosphaera PCC 7437 genome:
- the rplP gene encoding 50S ribosomal protein L16, whose product MLSPKRTKFRKQQRGRMRGMAYRGSTINFGDFALQATEPCWITSRQIEAARRAMTRYVRRGGKIWIRIFPDKPVTMRPAETRMGSGKGSPEYWVAVVKPGRIMFEMAGVSEEVAREAMRLAAQKLPIKTKFITREEELV is encoded by the coding sequence ATGTTAAGTCCTAAAAGAACCAAATTTCGCAAACAGCAACGTGGGCGGATGAGAGGCATGGCTTATCGAGGCAGTACCATTAACTTTGGTGACTTTGCTCTTCAAGCTACAGAACCTTGTTGGATTACTTCTCGTCAAATCGAGGCAGCTCGACGAGCAATGACTCGTTATGTTCGTCGTGGTGGTAAAATCTGGATTCGCATTTTTCCAGATAAACCAGTAACCATGCGCCCTGCTGAGACTCGTATGGGTTCTGGTAAAGGCTCTCCCGAATATTGGGTAGCCGTAGTCAAACCAGGACGAATTATGTTTGAAATGGCTGGTGTTTCTGAAGAAGTAGCCCGCGAGGCAATGCGTTTAGCTGCTCAAAAGCTACCAATTAAAACCAAGTTTATTACTCGCGAAGAGGAGTTAGTCTAA
- the rpsC gene encoding 30S ribosomal protein S3: protein MGQKIHPVGFRLGITKDHQSCWYADTKRYPELLQEDHLIRNYLAKELNNAGISQIRIERKADQIDLAIHTARPGVVVGRGGTGIEKLRTELQEAVGNNRQIRINVIEVARVDADAALIAEYITQQLERRVSFRRVVRQAIQRAQRAEVQGIKIQVSGRLNGAEIARTEWVREGRVPLHTLRADIDYAYRTALTIYGILGVKVWVFKGEIIPGQEDIPAAVPNQAPRRQRRRQKFEDRSE from the coding sequence GTGGGACAGAAAATACATCCAGTTGGATTTCGTTTAGGTATTACTAAAGACCACCAGTCTTGCTGGTATGCCGACACCAAACGTTATCCAGAATTACTTCAAGAAGACCATCTGATTAGAAATTATTTAGCCAAAGAGTTAAATAATGCAGGCATTTCTCAAATCAGAATTGAGCGCAAAGCTGACCAGATTGATTTGGCAATTCATACTGCTAGACCTGGTGTTGTAGTTGGTCGTGGTGGTACTGGAATTGAGAAATTACGTACTGAATTACAAGAAGCAGTTGGTAATAACCGTCAGATCCGAATTAATGTAATTGAAGTAGCTAGAGTTGACGCTGATGCAGCTTTAATTGCTGAATACATTACTCAGCAACTTGAACGAAGAGTTTCTTTCCGTAGAGTTGTTCGTCAAGCAATTCAAAGAGCTCAACGAGCAGAAGTCCAAGGAATTAAAATTCAAGTTAGTGGTCGTCTCAATGGAGCCGAAATTGCTCGTACAGAATGGGTAAGGGAAGGTAGAGTTCCTTTACATACTCTTAGAGCCGATATTGACTATGCTTATCGCACAGCTTTGACTATCTACGGAATTTTAGGGGTCAAAGTTTGGGTATTTAAAGGGGAAATTATTCCAGGACAGGAAGATATTCCTGCTGCTGTTCCTAATCAAGCTCCCCGTCGCCAACGTCGTCGTCAGAAATTTGAAGACCGTTCAGAATAG
- the rplV gene encoding 50S ribosomal protein L22, protein MAIDSNNEVKAIARYVRMSPYKVRRVLDQIRGRQYREALIILEFMPYKACEPILKVLRSAVANAEHNAGLDPSSLIVSQAYADGGPAFKRYRPRAQGRAYQIRKPTCHITVVVAPEATAP, encoded by the coding sequence ATGGCGATAGATAGTAACAACGAAGTAAAAGCGATCGCTCGCTATGTCCGAATGTCTCCTTATAAAGTTAGGCGAGTCTTAGATCAAATTCGCGGTCGTCAATATCGAGAAGCATTGATTATTCTCGAATTTATGCCTTACAAAGCTTGTGAACCAATCCTCAAGGTATTGCGTTCTGCTGTTGCTAATGCTGAACACAACGCTGGACTAGATCCTAGCAGCTTGATTGTAAGTCAAGCTTATGCAGATGGCGGTCCTGCTTTTAAGCGATACCGTCCCAGAGCTCAAGGTCGTGCTTATCAAATTCGTAAGCCTACCTGTCATATTACTGTAGTCGTTGCTCCTGAAGCGACCGCGCCATAG
- the rpsS gene encoding 30S ribosomal protein S19 produces MGRSLKKGPFIADSLLTKIEKLNEQNKKEVIKTWSRASTILPQMVGHTIAVHNGRQHVPVFVSDQMVGHKLGEFAPTRTFRGHAKSDKKARR; encoded by the coding sequence ATGGGTCGTTCATTAAAAAAAGGTCCTTTTATTGCAGATAGCTTGCTTACAAAAATTGAAAAGCTAAACGAGCAAAACAAAAAAGAAGTTATTAAAACTTGGTCGCGAGCTTCTACTATTTTGCCTCAAATGGTAGGTCATACTATTGCAGTTCACAATGGTCGTCAGCACGTACCAGTTTTTGTGAGCGATCAAATGGTTGGACATAAATTAGGAGAATTTGCTCCTACTCGTACATTTCGAGGTCATGCTAAGAGCGATAAAAAAGCTCGCCGATAA
- the rplB gene encoding 50S ribosomal protein L2, which translates to MGIRSFRPYTPGTRQATVSDFAEITKTKPEKSLTKYKHRAKGRNNRGVITSRRRGGGHKRLYRQIDFKRDKYNINAEIIAIEYDPNRNARIALVQYEDGEKRYILAPAGIKVGMTIMSGADAPIEIGNALPLSKIPLGETVHNVELRVGRGGQIVRAAGTAAKVMAKEGDYVTIGLPSKEVRMVRKECYATIGQVGNAEARNIKLGKAGRTRHLGKRPEVRGSAMNPVDHPHGGGEGRAPIGRSGPVTPWGKPALGVKTRKRNKPSNKLIVRRRR; encoded by the coding sequence ATGGGTATTCGTTCATTTAGACCATACACTCCTGGAACTCGTCAAGCTACAGTTTCAGATTTTGCTGAGATTACCAAGACTAAACCCGAAAAGTCTCTAACTAAATATAAACATAGAGCCAAAGGTCGTAATAATCGTGGCGTAATTACTAGTCGTCGCCGTGGTGGTGGACACAAACGTCTCTATCGTCAAATTGATTTTAAGAGAGATAAATATAATATCAACGCAGAAATTATTGCCATTGAATATGACCCCAATCGTAATGCTCGCATTGCTTTAGTGCAGTATGAAGATGGCGAAAAACGTTATATTCTTGCACCTGCTGGGATCAAAGTAGGCATGACAATTATGTCTGGGGCTGATGCTCCCATCGAAATTGGTAATGCTTTACCTTTAAGCAAAATTCCTTTAGGAGAAACAGTTCATAACGTAGAACTTAGAGTCGGCAGAGGTGGACAAATAGTTCGTGCTGCTGGAACTGCTGCCAAAGTAATGGCAAAAGAAGGAGATTACGTCACCATTGGACTGCCATCTAAAGAAGTAAGAATGGTTCGTAAAGAATGTTACGCTACCATTGGGCAAGTAGGTAACGCCGAAGCTAGAAACATCAAACTAGGAAAAGCAGGACGTACTCGTCATCTTGGTAAAAGACCAGAGGTTAGAGGTAGTGCGATGAACCCTGTAGACCACCCCCACGGAGGTGGAGAAGGACGCGCTCCCATTGGTAGAAGTGGTCCAGTAACACCTTGGGGTAAACCGGCATTAGGAGTTAAAACTCGCAAGCGCAACAAACCTAGCAATAAATTAATTGTTCGTCGTCGCCGTTAA
- a CDS encoding 50S ribosomal protein L23: MTNYNPRYLADLTIKPIVTEKATLLMEQNKYVFDVLPKATKPEIKAAIESLFDVTVTKVNTLRLPRRKRRVGRFLGYKPQYKRAIITLQEGDSITLFPEV, from the coding sequence GTGACTAACTATAATCCTCGCTATTTGGCCGATTTAACAATCAAACCGATTGTGACAGAAAAGGCAACTTTGTTAATGGAGCAAAACAAATATGTATTTGATGTTTTGCCTAAAGCTACTAAACCAGAAATTAAAGCAGCGATAGAAAGTTTATTTGATGTCACTGTAACTAAGGTTAATACTCTTCGTTTACCTCGGAGAAAACGTCGAGTAGGTAGATTTCTAGGCTATAAACCTCAGTACAAAAGAGCAATTATTACCTTACAAGAAGGAGATTCAATTACTCTGTTCCCTGAAGTATAA
- the rplD gene encoding 50S ribosomal protein L4, which yields MVNCIVKNWQGENVGEATLELKVAREENASHIVHRALVRQMNNARQGTASSKTRAEVRGGGRKPWRQKGTGRARAGSIRSPLWRGGGVIFGPKPKDFSVKMNRKERRLALRTAFTSRAEDLIVVENFAEQLARPKTKEVVTALARWGVEAEAKVLLIVTEIDENVYLSVRNLSNLKLLKATNLNIYDILEANKIVATTDALEQIQEVYRD from the coding sequence ATGGTTAATTGTATAGTCAAAAACTGGCAAGGGGAAAATGTCGGCGAGGCAACCCTAGAATTAAAAGTAGCTAGAGAAGAAAATGCGTCTCATATTGTTCATCGAGCTTTAGTGAGACAAATGAATAACGCCCGCCAAGGTACTGCCTCTAGTAAAACTAGAGCAGAAGTAAGAGGCGGTGGTCGCAAACCTTGGCGACAAAAAGGAACTGGGCGCGCTCGGGCTGGTTCAATTCGTTCTCCTCTGTGGCGTGGTGGTGGTGTCATCTTTGGACCGAAACCAAAAGACTTTAGTGTCAAGATGAACCGCAAAGAAAGGCGTTTGGCTTTAAGAACCGCTTTTACTAGTCGAGCCGAAGATTTAATAGTAGTAGAAAATTTTGCCGAGCAACTTGCTCGTCCCAAAACCAAAGAAGTTGTTACAGCTTTGGCAAGATGGGGCGTAGAAGCAGAAGCCAAAGTTTTGTTGATTGTAACTGAGATTGACGAAAACGTTTATCTTTCGGTGCGTAATCTTAGCAATCTTAAACTGCTTAAAGCAACTAACTTGAATATCTACGACATCTTAGAAGCTAATAAAATTGTTGCGACTACTGATGCTTTAGAGCAAATCCAGGAGGTATATCGTGACTAA
- the rplC gene encoding 50S ribosomal protein L3, producing MAVGILGTKLGMTQIFDKETGSAIPITVVQAGPCVITQIKTKATDGYNSIQIGYGEVKEKALNKPELGHLKKSGATPLRHLKEYQIDDVSSFELGQSINAELFSAGEIVDVTGTTIGRGFAGYQKRHNFKRGSMSHGSKNHRLPGSTGAGTTPGRVYPGKRMAGRYGASQVTIRKLTVVEIDSEKNLLLIKGAVPGKAGALLSIAPSNIVGKK from the coding sequence GTGGCTGTCGGCATTCTCGGCACAAAACTGGGCATGACCCAAATATTTGACAAGGAAACGGGTAGTGCCATCCCCATTACCGTTGTTCAAGCTGGTCCTTGTGTCATTACTCAAATTAAAACCAAAGCAACAGATGGCTACAACTCCATTCAAATTGGATATGGAGAAGTAAAAGAAAAGGCTTTAAACAAACCTGAGTTAGGTCATTTAAAGAAATCTGGAGCTACGCCTTTACGCCATCTCAAAGAATATCAAATCGATGATGTTTCTTCTTTTGAGCTTGGTCAATCAATTAACGCCGAGCTTTTTAGTGCTGGAGAAATCGTTGATGTAACTGGTACTACCATTGGTAGAGGCTTTGCTGGTTATCAAAAACGTCATAACTTCAAACGCGGGTCGATGTCTCACGGCTCAAAAAATCACCGTTTACCTGGTTCAACTGGTGCAGGAACTACTCCTGGTCGTGTTTATCCTGGAAAAAGGATGGCAGGTCGTTATGGTGCTAGTCAAGTAACCATTCGTAAGCTTACGGTAGTAGAAATAGATTCTGAAAAAAATCTTCTACTTATCAAAGGAGCCGTTCCTGGAAAAGCAGGAGCATTGTTAAGTATTGCTCCAAGTAATATCGTCGGAAAAAAATAA
- the ndhN gene encoding NAD(P)H-quinone oxidoreductase subunit N, which yields MALITTGKSFIRALEKSGALGLYVPLEGGSEGRYQRRLRAAGYHTINLSARGLGDLDAYLMRVHGVRPPHLGKKTIGQEAAVGHIYYVPPVASYQLEELPDNSKGLVLWIMEGNILSRQEIEYLINLPKIEPRIKVALELGGERYFNWKPLSETLIAA from the coding sequence ATGGCACTGATTACCACTGGAAAGTCATTTATCCGCGCTCTAGAGAAATCAGGAGCTTTAGGCTTATATGTTCCATTAGAGGGTGGCTCTGAAGGAAGATATCAAAGGCGTTTGAGGGCTGCTGGCTATCATACAATTAATTTGAGTGCTAGGGGATTGGGCGATTTGGATGCGTATTTAATGAGAGTTCACGGTGTTCGTCCACCTCATTTAGGGAAAAAAACCATTGGACAAGAAGCTGCTGTAGGTCATATTTATTATGTACCTCCTGTTGCAAGTTATCAGTTGGAAGAATTACCAGATAATTCTAAAGGGTTGGTACTGTGGATTATGGAAGGAAATATTTTATCTCGTCAAGAGATTGAATACTTGATTAATTTACCAAAAATTGAGCCTCGGATTAAAGTAGCTTTAGAGTTAGGAGGAGAGCGTTATTTTAACTGGAAACCTTTATCAGAAACTTTAATAGCAGCTTAG
- a CDS encoding salt stress protein, Slr1339 family, translated as MNEMDELLAQIKTEYQENEETQSLGDNVSSSVRSHKELKSNPTPALVNSPAEALLDALLAEVDQQSDQSELSQKNNFSKQISSPSLPQSTNKHDLISQLQQEYQAKEQKEQELQQQEQLRQQKQQEQKEQRRKEALKEKAQQWLKKLEPNSEEGLWFEEFAYNYESKLVAAMDYLTALDEVHFHH; from the coding sequence ATGAACGAAATGGATGAATTACTCGCTCAAATTAAAACAGAATATCAAGAAAACGAAGAAACTCAATCGTTGGGTGACAATGTAAGTTCGTCAGTGCGATCGCATAAAGAACTAAAAAGCAACCCTACGCCAGCTTTAGTGAATTCACCAGCAGAAGCATTATTAGACGCTTTATTAGCAGAAGTAGATCAACAATCAGATCAATCTGAACTATCTCAGAAAAATAATTTTTCTAAACAAATCTCTTCGCCATCATTGCCTCAATCAACTAATAAACATGATTTAATCAGTCAACTACAACAAGAATATCAAGCCAAAGAGCAAAAAGAGCAAGAGTTACAGCAGCAAGAACAACTACGTCAACAAAAACAACAAGAGCAAAAAGAGCAGAGACGAAAAGAGGCATTAAAAGAAAAAGCTCAACAGTGGCTCAAAAAATTAGAACCTAATTCTGAAGAAGGTTTGTGGTTTGAAGAGTTTGCTTATAATTATGAATCGAAATTAGTAGCAGCAATGGATTATTTGACTGCTCTTGATGAAGTTCATTTTCATCATTAA
- the ilvN gene encoding acetolactate synthase small subunit, which produces MKHTISVLVEDEAGVLTRIAGLFARRGFNIESLAVGPAEQVGISRITMVVPGDDRIIEQLIKQLYKLINVLKVQDITQVPSVERELMLVKVNAPASGRAEVIQIAHIFRARIVDMSEDTVTVEVVGDPGKMVAIIQMLNKFGIREVARTGKIALVRESGVNTEYLKSLEAKVY; this is translated from the coding sequence ATGAAACATACAATCTCAGTTTTAGTAGAAGACGAAGCAGGAGTTTTAACTCGGATTGCAGGTTTATTTGCCCGTCGTGGTTTTAATATTGAAAGTTTAGCAGTTGGACCAGCGGAACAAGTAGGTATCTCTAGGATTACGATGGTAGTACCAGGAGATGATCGCATTATTGAACAATTAATTAAACAATTATATAAACTGATTAACGTTCTTAAAGTACAAGATATCACTCAAGTTCCTAGTGTCGAACGCGAGTTAATGTTGGTTAAAGTTAATGCTCCTGCTTCTGGAAGAGCAGAGGTTATTCAAATTGCTCATATTTTCCGCGCTCGGATTGTTGATATGTCTGAAGATACTGTTACTGTAGAGGTTGTGGGCGATCCTGGTAAAATGGTTGCGATCATTCAGATGCTTAATAAGTTTGGTATTCGTGAAGTTGCTCGCACTGGCAAAATAGCTTTGGTAAGAGAGTCAGGAGTTAATACTGAATATCTTAAATCTTTGGAAGCTAAAGTATATTAA
- a CDS encoding alpha/beta fold hydrolase encodes MTITINWSQRIGNQRDWVWRGWQTRYSYFRNNFVGNTPLILVHGFGASIEHWRFNLPVLSQHQTVYALDLLGFGASRKASVDYSINLWVEQLHDFWQTFIAQPVVLVGNSIGSLVCLTAAATYPEMVTGLVMLSLPDVSLRQAAIPRPLQPIVTGIENLVASPWLINTIFKFVRQPTTIRRWAGVAYCAQNAIDDELVAILSNPAYDEGAAQTFYRLFQRIRRPQFAPAVTEILPRLNIPILLVWGRQDRMIPFALAANIAPLNQNLNLIALEQVGHCPHDECPEQFNQILLDWLSHHFPVVQEDIK; translated from the coding sequence TTGACGATAACTATCAATTGGTCACAACGAATTGGAAATCAAAGAGACTGGGTTTGGCGTGGTTGGCAAACTCGCTACTCTTATTTCAGAAATAATTTTGTTGGCAATACACCTCTGATTTTGGTTCATGGTTTTGGTGCTAGTATCGAACACTGGCGATTCAATCTTCCTGTTTTGAGTCAACACCAAACAGTTTATGCCTTAGACCTTTTAGGTTTTGGCGCATCTCGTAAAGCTTCAGTTGACTACAGCATTAATCTTTGGGTAGAACAACTTCATGATTTTTGGCAAACTTTTATAGCTCAACCTGTAGTTTTAGTCGGTAACTCCATCGGTTCTTTGGTTTGTTTGACCGCAGCAGCTACTTATCCCGAAATGGTTACGGGTTTGGTAATGCTCAGTTTGCCCGATGTATCTCTCCGTCAAGCAGCAATTCCTCGTCCTCTTCAACCAATAGTTACAGGAATAGAAAATTTGGTAGCTTCCCCTTGGCTAATCAACACTATTTTTAAATTTGTAAGACAACCTACTACAATTCGTCGTTGGGCTGGAGTTGCTTATTGCGCTCAAAATGCGATCGATGATGAATTAGTTGCTATACTATCTAATCCTGCTTATGATGAAGGGGCTGCTCAAACCTTTTACCGTCTTTTTCAACGCATTAGAAGACCTCAATTTGCTCCTGCTGTTACAGAAATTTTACCTCGATTGAATATTCCTATTCTCTTAGTTTGGGGTCGTCAAGACCGCATGATTCCTTTTGCTTTAGCTGCTAACATTGCTCCTCTCAATCAGAATCTCAACTTAATAGCTTTAGAACAAGTTGGTCATTGTCCTCACGATGAGTGTCCTGAGCAATTTAACCAAATTTTATTAGATTGGTTAAGTCACCATTTTCCCGTAGTTCAGGAAGACATTAAATAA
- the infC gene encoding translation initiation factor IF-3, whose protein sequence is MREKRRNDRDLAKINERIRFPKIRVIDSDGSQLGIITPQEALTRAEEQNLDLVLVSETADPPVCKIMDYGKYKYEQDKKLKEAKKKQHNADVKEVKMRYKIEEHDYNVRVKNAERFLKSGDKVKATVSFRGREIQHADLAEELLKRMATDLESVAEVQQAPKREGRNMMMLLSPKK, encoded by the coding sequence GTGAGAGAAAAAAGACGCAACGATCGCGATCTAGCTAAAATCAACGAAAGAATACGTTTTCCTAAAATTCGTGTTATTGACAGTGATGGTTCTCAACTGGGAATTATTACGCCTCAAGAAGCCTTAACCAGGGCTGAAGAACAGAATCTAGATCTAGTTCTAGTCAGCGAAACAGCAGATCCCCCTGTCTGTAAAATCATGGATTATGGCAAGTATAAATACGAACAGGATAAAAAATTAAAAGAAGCCAAGAAAAAACAGCACAATGCTGATGTTAAAGAAGTAAAGATGCGTTACAAAATTGAAGAACACGATTACAATGTGCGCGTCAAAAATGCTGAACGTTTCCTCAAATCAGGAGATAAAGTTAAAGCAACAGTTAGTTTCCGAGGCAGAGAAATTCAACACGCGGATTTAGCCGAAGAACTACTCAAACGCATGGCAACTGATTTGGAATCTGTAGCCGAAGTGCAACAGGCACCAAAACGAGAAGGTCGTAACATGATGATGTTGCTATCTCCTAAAAAATAA
- a CDS encoding alpha/beta fold hydrolase — protein sequence MFPDFLPTQVNHLTEASSIEFAKQIQQHSILTPLSPLKIPTAYVQAGNGGTPIVLLHGFDSSLLEFRRLFPLLAQQQTTWAVDLLGFGFTERPIDLNFSSTQIRTHLYYFWKTLIEQPIILVGASMGGAVAIDFTLNYPEIVSKLILIDSAGLTNPPAIGKFMFSPLDYFAAEFLRNPKIRQNISRSAYYDKSYASLDAQICAALHLQSVNWHQALIKFTKSGGYGSFATQLNQLEQPTLIIWGENDRILGTKDAPRFKQLLPNSELVWIPNCGHVPHLEQPKITAEAIANFV from the coding sequence ATGTTTCCTGATTTTCTTCCCACTCAAGTTAATCATCTTACCGAAGCAAGCTCGATTGAATTCGCTAAACAAATTCAACAACATTCAATTTTAACTCCTTTAAGCCCTCTAAAAATTCCTACCGCTTATGTTCAAGCTGGTAATGGCGGTACACCTATTGTACTCTTACATGGTTTTGATAGTTCTTTATTAGAATTTCGCCGTCTTTTTCCCTTACTTGCACAACAACAAACGACTTGGGCAGTAGATTTATTAGGTTTTGGTTTTACTGAAAGACCAATAGATTTAAACTTTAGTAGTACTCAAATCAGAACTCATCTCTACTATTTTTGGAAAACTTTGATTGAACAACCAATCATTCTCGTAGGTGCTTCGATGGGAGGTGCAGTTGCAATCGATTTTACACTTAACTATCCAGAAATAGTCAGCAAATTAATTTTGATCGACAGTGCAGGTTTAACAAATCCTCCTGCAATTGGTAAATTTATGTTTTCACCATTAGATTATTTTGCTGCCGAATTTCTTCGCAATCCTAAAATTCGTCAAAATATTAGTAGGTCTGCTTACTATGACAAAAGCTATGCTTCTTTAGATGCTCAAATTTGTGCTGCTTTACATCTGCAATCTGTTAATTGGCATCAGGCTTTAATTAAATTTACCAAAAGTGGTGGTTACGGCTCTTTTGCAACTCAACTCAATCAACTTGAGCAACCAACACTGATTATTTGGGGAGAAAATGACCGAATTCTTGGCACTAAAGATGCTCCTAGATTTAAGCAACTGCTTCCTAACAGTGAATTAGTCTGGATTCCTAATTGTGGTCATGTTCCCCATCTAGAACAGCCAAAAATCACAGCAGAAGCAATTGCTAATTTTGTTTAA
- a CDS encoding acyl-CoA thioesterase produces the protein MVFAYSRRIYLADTDAAGVVYFASLMSICHQAYEESLAMGGISLQDFLADSSVAIPIVHSEMSFFRPIFCGDKITINLTAKQLNKPEFAIAYQIVASEKKLAQGSTRHVCINPKTRIKIPLPENIIQWLKLVAEEDSRGKDNPKIKS, from the coding sequence ATGGTTTTTGCTTATTCTCGTAGAATTTATCTAGCTGATACAGATGCTGCTGGAGTGGTTTATTTTGCTAGCCTCATGAGTATCTGTCACCAAGCTTATGAAGAATCTTTGGCAATGGGGGGAATTAGTTTACAAGATTTCTTAGCAGACTCTTCTGTAGCAATACCAATTGTTCATAGTGAAATGAGTTTTTTTCGGCCGATTTTTTGTGGAGATAAAATCACAATTAATTTAACAGCAAAACAATTAAACAAACCAGAATTTGCGATCGCATATCAAATTGTTGCTTCTGAAAAAAAGTTAGCCCAAGGAAGCACCCGTCACGTTTGTATCAATCCTAAAACTAGAATCAAAATTCCTTTACCAGAAAATATCATTCAGTGGCTTAAGCTGGTTGCTGAGGAAGATAGCAGAGGAAAGGATAACCCAAAAATTAAGAGTTAA
- a CDS encoding PFE-CTERM domain-containing protein yields MSISVKNLIRITSIASFLGLTNIIIVSPTQAYSVTFSNGDFEEPVDFSNGFGDGWEGAGNISLQGTYSSVAPYNANQAVITTACPNTIQTGECLDDDGDTLPRNDDSPTPVGTFNVSGEDQISASLENTNNLQSILGLSDNAFSIYRKIGGVTYDGTNGNPVLRRTPKEGSAIYQDITIGNDGDPIDFFIKFNWDFLTNDGAGDLGNKDYGFISITSSSGYEQVFVLEDSTGNIPTLDSNDTDFATNTDPYAAYTSSNLTLTPGTYRVGFGVIDVDGVSNSSALLVDNFNVQQVPFEFSPTLGLFIIGGLFGCGRLRSRFQSNNSIEIEQIDN; encoded by the coding sequence ATGTCTATTTCTGTGAAAAATTTGATTCGTATTACCAGCATTGCTAGTTTTCTTGGTCTAACTAACATTATTATTGTTAGTCCTACTCAAGCTTATTCTGTAACTTTTTCTAATGGAGATTTTGAAGAGCCTGTTGATTTTAGTAATGGATTTGGTGATGGCTGGGAGGGAGCAGGTAATATTAGCCTTCAAGGAACCTATAGTAGTGTCGCTCCTTATAATGCAAACCAAGCGGTAATTACTACTGCTTGTCCTAATACGATTCAGACAGGAGAATGTTTGGATGATGATGGTGATACATTACCTCGCAATGATGACTCTCCTACTCCCGTAGGAACTTTTAATGTATCGGGTGAGGATCAAATTAGCGCAAGTTTAGAAAATACCAATAATTTGCAGAGTATTTTGGGTTTGTCGGATAACGCTTTTTCGATTTACCGAAAAATTGGCGGTGTTACTTACGATGGTACTAATGGGAATCCCGTTTTAAGACGTACACCCAAAGAAGGTTCTGCTATTTATCAAGATATAACAATTGGTAATGATGGCGACCCAATTGATTTTTTTATCAAATTCAATTGGGATTTTTTGACTAATGACGGCGCGGGAGATTTAGGTAATAAAGATTATGGATTTATATCAATTACCAGCAGTTCGGGATATGAACAGGTATTTGTTTTAGAAGATAGTACAGGTAATATCCCTACTTTAGATTCTAATGATACAGATTTTGCCACTAATACCGATCCTTATGCAGCTTATACTTCAAGTAATTTAACTCTAACACCTGGAACTTATCGAGTTGGGTTTGGTGTGATAGATGTTGATGGAGTAAGTAATAGTTCGGCTTTGTTAGTTGACAACTTTAATGTACAACAAGTTCCTTTTGAATTTTCTCCTACTTTGGGTTTGTTTATTATCGGTGGTTTATTTGGATGTGGTCGCTTGCGCTCTAGATTTCAATCTAATAATTCCATTGAAATAGAACAAATTGATAACTGA